Proteins encoded by one window of Deinococcus radiodurans R1 = ATCC 13939 = DSM 20539:
- a CDS encoding DegV family protein — protein MIAVTTESTADILPLQLGYSGIHLLPVPLGHQGQVYSERELPPDQLVNLIRTTGEPARTLAIDDEVVARTFEAALQGSKSGRLVHVASGSRFTPHFEVAARVAGQFGVRVQVIDGGTVSYALGVQALHAAHLADQGADFGQIARALAELRERTLLTFAVESLDFLRVNGRIGNVAAFIGNWLGLRPLLAVEAGEVVSKARVRGQAAAVRTLLSATHQFQHQTGETLRLYCGHTIGGEGAAEQLQGQLQAVYRDLPAPLHPLGSGLTANVGPGVVAVLAFPRRFGLGHA, from the coding sequence GTGATTGCCGTTACGACCGAATCCACTGCTGACATTTTGCCCCTTCAGTTGGGGTACAGCGGCATCCACCTTTTACCCGTGCCCCTTGGACACCAGGGGCAGGTCTACTCCGAGCGAGAGTTGCCACCGGACCAACTCGTCAACCTGATCCGCACGACGGGCGAACCGGCCCGCACCCTGGCGATTGACGATGAGGTGGTGGCGCGGACGTTCGAGGCGGCTTTGCAGGGCTCAAAGTCGGGACGGCTGGTGCATGTGGCTTCGGGCAGCCGCTTTACCCCGCACTTTGAAGTTGCGGCGCGGGTGGCGGGGCAGTTCGGGGTGCGGGTGCAGGTGATCGACGGCGGGACGGTGAGTTACGCGCTCGGGGTTCAGGCGCTGCACGCCGCGCACCTCGCCGATCAGGGGGCGGACTTCGGGCAGATCGCCCGGGCGCTGGCCGAGTTGCGGGAACGAACGCTGCTGACATTCGCGGTGGAGAGCCTCGATTTTCTGCGGGTCAATGGGCGCATCGGCAATGTCGCCGCCTTTATCGGCAACTGGCTCGGCCTGCGGCCCCTGCTGGCGGTGGAGGCGGGCGAGGTGGTGAGCAAGGCCCGGGTGCGCGGTCAGGCCGCCGCCGTTCGCACGCTGCTGAGTGCCACCCACCAGTTTCAGCACCAGACCGGCGAGACGCTGCGGCTGTACTGCGGGCACACCATCGGGGGCGAAGGGGCGGCCGAGCAGTTGCAGGGGCAGCTTCAGGCCGTTTACAGGGACCTGCCCGCCCCACTGCACCCGCTCGGCAGCGGCCTGACCGCCAACGTGGGCCCCGGCGTGGTGGCGGTCCTCGCCTTTCCGCGCCGCTTCGGGTTGGGGCACGCCTGA